The proteins below are encoded in one region of Syntrophotalea carbinolica DSM 2380:
- a CDS encoding pectate lyase family protein, whose product MARNLFLYIWMSFAMVVMCCMLTTCSYYQISPQRGELKIYPGAEGYGTETPGGRGGQIIKVTNLNDSGTGSLRAAIQASGARIVVFEVSGIIELQSELIITNPYITIAGQTAPAPGIMLKNRRLKVSAHDVVIQHIRVRPGDERSYNTSEEGERDCLGIVGHSDIYNVVVDHCSFQWAVDEVIGLWGYSNSRLDNITISNCIVSEGLDNSIHPKGAHSKGFLIGDYAKKVTVLRNLISSSDDRNGPNAKGGTTSVVINNYVYNAGRSGRMHYSDSYGAGPLFQSTVGNVFRDGPEYATQAPLWWADNTKSGSQVYASDNLIQRLDESVASVPLMDPPSWGNPQVSTPPVPYDNVTILPTDSVKSYVLKNSGARPAERWTTYGDRIDERVISDVWNGSGAMIDTPAQGGGWPTYAQNTRQFVAPGNPNGDDDGDGYTNIEEVLHQMAASVE is encoded by the coding sequence ATGGCCCGTAATCTTTTTCTCTACATCTGGATGTCGTTTGCCATGGTCGTTATGTGCTGCATGTTAACTACCTGCAGTTATTACCAAATCTCCCCGCAGCGGGGTGAGTTGAAAATTTACCCTGGTGCCGAAGGCTATGGTACCGAAACGCCTGGCGGTCGAGGCGGTCAGATCATTAAGGTCACCAATCTTAACGACAGCGGTACGGGATCTTTGCGTGCCGCCATACAGGCCAGCGGTGCCCGAATCGTGGTGTTTGAAGTCTCCGGCATCATTGAGCTGCAGAGCGAGCTGATCATTACCAACCCCTATATCACCATCGCCGGTCAGACCGCTCCGGCTCCGGGCATCATGTTGAAAAACCGGCGGCTTAAAGTATCCGCCCATGATGTGGTGATTCAGCATATCCGCGTACGTCCGGGCGATGAGCGCTCCTACAACACTTCCGAAGAAGGGGAACGGGATTGCCTGGGGATCGTCGGTCATTCGGATATCTACAACGTTGTCGTTGACCATTGTTCCTTTCAGTGGGCGGTCGACGAGGTCATCGGGCTGTGGGGATATAGCAACAGTCGACTGGACAACATCACCATTTCCAACTGCATTGTCAGCGAAGGTCTGGATAACTCGATTCACCCCAAAGGCGCCCACTCCAAAGGGTTCCTCATCGGTGACTATGCCAAGAAGGTAACCGTGTTGCGCAATCTGATTTCCTCGAGCGACGACCGCAACGGTCCGAACGCCAAGGGTGGCACCACCTCGGTGGTGATCAATAACTACGTGTACAATGCCGGCCGCAGCGGTCGCATGCACTACAGCGATTCCTATGGTGCCGGGCCGCTGTTCCAATCGACCGTCGGCAATGTTTTCCGGGATGGTCCGGAGTATGCGACCCAGGCTCCGCTGTGGTGGGCCGACAATACCAAATCCGGTTCGCAGGTTTACGCCTCCGATAACCTCATACAGCGCCTTGACGAGTCGGTGGCTTCCGTACCGCTGATGGATCCTCCGTCCTGGGGCAATCCGCAGGTGTCGACGCCGCCGGTGCCCTACGACAACGTCACCATCCTTCCGACGGACAGCGTTAAAAGTTATGTGCTGAAAAACAGCGGCGCACGGCCGGCAGAGCGCTGGACGACCTACGGCGACAGAATCGACGAGCGAGTCATAAGTGACGTCTGGAACGGCAGCGGGGCCATGATCGACACCCCTGCTCAGGGCGGCGGTTGGCCGACGTATGCCCAGAACACCCGGCAGTTTGTCGCGCCTGGCAATCCCAACGGCGACGACGACGGTGACGGCTACACCAATATCGAGGAAGTATTGCATCAGATGGCTGCATCTGTCGAATAA
- a CDS encoding DegT/DnrJ/EryC1/StrS family aminotransferase produces the protein MNASANSVHIPYSRVVCDGQELELIREVLESGWLTTAGKCALFEEKFASVVNVEFACAVNSCTAALHLALESLGVGPGDRIFVPTMTFTATAEVVRYLGADPIFLDVEYGTSLVTPSILEKAVADHPGAKALIVVHFGGQAADMLGGQGPGLMDICRRNGIRVIEDAAHAFPARQKEQMVGSIGDITCFSFYANKPITTGEGGMVTTNDPELARRIRLMRLHGIDRDIWNRYTADKPSWEYDVLAPGFKYNMPDINAAIGLAQLDRAYLLRQNRERCARFYFDKLQNLEGVDLPVILDNYENHAWHLFPIILQDAISVDRNDFIERMAARGIGTSVHYKPLHRMSYYQNRYSLNPVDFPNAEKVWRGCVSLPIYPSLNENELQYICSSIEDILKH, from the coding sequence ATGAATGCTTCCGCAAATTCCGTTCATATACCTTATTCCCGCGTTGTCTGCGACGGTCAGGAACTCGAACTCATACGGGAAGTTCTGGAAAGCGGCTGGTTAACCACTGCCGGGAAATGTGCCCTGTTCGAGGAAAAATTCGCCTCTGTCGTCAACGTCGAATTTGCCTGCGCAGTCAATTCCTGTACGGCGGCATTACATCTGGCCCTGGAATCTCTTGGTGTTGGCCCCGGGGATCGAATCTTTGTTCCAACCATGACCTTTACCGCCACGGCGGAGGTGGTCAGATATCTGGGCGCGGATCCGATTTTTCTGGACGTGGAATATGGAACCAGTTTGGTTACTCCCTCCATATTGGAAAAAGCGGTTGCCGATCATCCCGGAGCTAAAGCCCTGATCGTCGTTCATTTCGGTGGACAGGCTGCCGACATGCTTGGCGGACAAGGTCCCGGGCTGATGGATATTTGTCGGAGAAATGGAATACGCGTTATCGAGGATGCCGCGCACGCTTTTCCCGCACGGCAAAAGGAACAGATGGTGGGCAGTATCGGCGATATAACCTGCTTTAGCTTTTACGCCAATAAACCCATAACAACCGGTGAGGGGGGGATGGTTACCACCAACGATCCCGAGCTTGCCCGCCGGATAAGACTTATGCGTCTGCATGGAATCGACCGTGATATCTGGAATCGATATACCGCGGATAAACCTTCCTGGGAATATGACGTACTGGCGCCGGGGTTCAAGTACAATATGCCCGATATCAATGCCGCCATCGGACTGGCGCAACTCGATCGAGCCTATCTTTTACGTCAGAACAGAGAACGGTGTGCACGTTTCTATTTCGATAAGTTGCAGAATCTCGAGGGTGTTGATCTTCCCGTAATCCTGGATAATTATGAAAATCATGCCTGGCACCTGTTTCCCATTATTTTGCAGGATGCGATATCGGTCGATAGAAACGATTTTATCGAACGGATGGCAGCCAGGGGGATTGGTACTTCGGTTCACTACAAACCGCTGCACAGGATGTCCTATTACCAGAATCGTTATTCTCTGAACCCAGTCGATTTTCCGAATGCAGAAAAAGTCTGGCGAGGTTGTGTCTCTCTGCCGATTTATCCGTCTCTTAACGAGAATGAACTGCAGTATATTTGCTCTTCAATAGAGGATATCCTGAAACACTAA
- a CDS encoding glycosyltransferase family 4 protein, producing MAKVLMIGPFADTLRNFRHNLLGEMVRRGHQVFACAPDVALEVQEQLARMHVSYQNIPLERAGMNLFHDLASLRALVRIIGQISPDVVFLYNIKPVVYGSIAASLTGVPIVGSMINGLGHSFSCDTFKRKILNQLVRRLYKFALNKNAKVFFQNPDDLKLFLELGLIENQGKPVLVNGSGVDLAYFSLQSPPDEISFILISRLIKEKGITEYLEAARIIKDKYPQVRFRLAGWIDEQHRSVSREEIERYQRLEIVEYLGKLSDVRPAIAEASVYVLPSYYREGIPRTLLESMAMGRALITTDSPGCRETVRDGDNGFMIPVQDVPALVQAMESFILHPELVTRMGEASRRIAEAQFDEAQVNRLILDNLSL from the coding sequence ATGGCGAAAGTCCTCATGATCGGCCCCTTCGCAGACACCTTGCGAAATTTCAGGCACAATCTTTTGGGCGAAATGGTCCGCCGAGGGCACCAGGTCTTTGCCTGTGCTCCCGATGTCGCGCTTGAAGTACAGGAGCAGCTCGCCCGGATGCATGTGAGCTATCAGAATATCCCTCTGGAGCGGGCCGGTATGAACCTTTTTCACGACCTGGCCAGCCTCCGGGCTCTGGTGCGGATAATCGGACAGATCTCTCCGGATGTGGTGTTTCTGTACAATATCAAACCGGTTGTTTACGGTTCCATTGCCGCCAGTCTGACAGGCGTACCTATTGTCGGCTCAATGATCAACGGGCTGGGACACTCCTTCTCCTGCGATACATTCAAAAGAAAGATTCTCAACCAACTCGTCCGGCGTTTGTATAAATTTGCTCTTAATAAAAACGCCAAGGTGTTTTTTCAGAATCCCGATGATCTCAAACTTTTTCTAGAGCTTGGTTTGATTGAAAACCAGGGCAAGCCCGTTCTGGTTAACGGCTCCGGGGTCGATCTTGCATATTTTTCTCTCCAATCACCGCCGGATGAAATATCGTTTATTTTAATCTCTCGTTTGATCAAGGAAAAAGGCATTACCGAATATCTGGAGGCCGCCCGGATCATCAAGGACAAGTATCCTCAAGTCAGATTTCGCCTGGCAGGATGGATAGACGAACAACATCGTTCCGTTTCCAGAGAGGAGATTGAACGTTATCAGCGCCTTGAGATAGTGGAGTATCTTGGCAAACTGTCTGATGTGCGGCCTGCAATCGCCGAAGCTTCGGTTTATGTTCTCCCATCGTATTACCGCGAGGGCATACCCCGAACCTTGTTGGAGAGCATGGCCATGGGAAGGGCGCTGATTACAACAGATTCTCCCGGTTGCCGGGAAACTGTCAGGGATGGCGATAATGGATTTATGATCCCCGTTCAAGATGTGCCGGCATTGGTTCAAGCCATGGAATCATTCATCCTTCACCCCGAGCTGGTAACACGCATGGGGGAAGCAAGCCGAAGAATAGCCGAGGCCCAGTTCGATGAAGCCCAGGTGAATAGACTCATTTTGGATAACTTGTCTCTTTAG
- a CDS encoding glycosyltransferase family 4 protein → MNRKFRISFVITGLGSNGAEMMLLKLLSNINRDVFEPKVTSLLAYATLREKFEQIGIPVTVLGLKPGIPDPRGLFKLIHMFRKDKPQLVQTWMYHADLAGGLAAKLAGNIPVVWNIRHSNLDPEVDKKTTVWTAKVCSRISSVLPHKIICCAEKAKNIHVKLGYDAKKIVVIPNGFDLSQFSFDTHAKDSIRAELSIPNDSIVIGLVARYHPQKDHDTFFKAADLLKRRFPNVHFVLCGYDITRENPDLLRSMSGKNLDGSVHLLGLRKDISAVTAAFDIATSSSRCGEAFSNTIGEAMACGVPAVVTDVGDSAYIVGETGRIISPGQPEDLCRAWQELIDLGQKGRATLGALGRQRIQDRFSVDKIARQYEKIYSDILCPNMESKS, encoded by the coding sequence GTGAACCGGAAGTTTCGAATATCTTTTGTGATTACCGGCCTTGGCTCTAATGGCGCTGAAATGATGCTGTTGAAGTTGTTGTCCAATATCAACCGAGATGTTTTCGAACCTAAAGTCACCTCCCTACTTGCTTACGCTACACTACGCGAAAAATTTGAACAGATAGGCATTCCGGTCACCGTTCTCGGTTTGAAACCCGGAATCCCTGATCCAAGAGGCCTATTTAAACTGATACACATGTTTAGGAAGGATAAACCGCAACTGGTTCAGACGTGGATGTATCATGCCGATCTCGCTGGCGGATTGGCAGCGAAATTGGCAGGAAATATTCCAGTCGTATGGAATATTCGTCATAGTAATCTCGATCCTGAGGTTGATAAAAAAACAACTGTGTGGACAGCCAAAGTATGCAGTCGTATATCTTCTGTTTTGCCTCATAAAATCATATGTTGCGCTGAAAAGGCTAAAAATATTCATGTAAAGCTGGGTTATGACGCTAAAAAAATCGTTGTTATTCCTAATGGTTTTGATTTGTCTCAATTTTCATTTGACACTCATGCAAAAGATTCAATAAGAGCGGAATTATCCATCCCAAACGATTCGATAGTTATCGGGTTGGTGGCTAGGTATCATCCTCAAAAAGACCACGATACCTTTTTTAAAGCTGCGGATTTGCTTAAACGACGTTTTCCCAATGTCCATTTTGTTCTTTGTGGATATGATATTACCCGGGAAAATCCTGATCTTCTTCGTTCCATGAGTGGAAAAAACCTTGATGGCTCTGTACATTTGCTCGGTCTGCGAAAGGATATTTCTGCGGTTACGGCAGCTTTCGATATCGCAACTTCCTCTTCACGTTGCGGAGAAGCCTTCTCCAATACGATAGGTGAGGCGATGGCGTGTGGTGTGCCTGCTGTGGTGACGGATGTCGGAGATTCGGCTTATATCGTGGGGGAGACAGGCAGGATTATATCTCCGGGTCAGCCAGAGGACTTGTGCCGTGCCTGGCAGGAATTGATCGATCTTGGGCAGAAGGGTCGTGCCACGTTGGGTGCTCTCGGTCGACAACGCATACAGGACCGGTTCTCTGTTGATAAAATTGCTCGGCAGTATGAAAAAATCTATTCCGATATCCTTTGTCCGAACATGGAATCTAAAAGCTGA
- a CDS encoding ATP-grasp domain-containing protein — MYKVFVTGLGGCGVGEGIAKALIMNNYEVFGGNNEPFFPSMPKLTTPFVLPSATSPEYLAKLVDICKTHQIKAVYPGSEIETKVLSRDRKALLAESIQPMVNRPEIITTFQDSWSTFKTLKQFDFVHVPDTFLPENINHALQSSSFPFIIKPVFGHGSQNIHIVENEQELSFVLDVMAKNNIPVVIQKVVGRQDQEYTVGVFSDKDGRVISKIAMKRRMIAGATLTAHIDGYVEIEDYCARVAVALGSRGPLNIQLRKVGNEFFIFEINPRFSGTTPFRAMVGINEPDMMYRNSILGEALPPASYEKNKIIMRMFHEVMIDKKDILR; from the coding sequence ATGTACAAAGTATTTGTGACCGGGCTAGGTGGTTGCGGTGTCGGCGAGGGGATAGCCAAAGCCTTGATAATGAATAATTATGAGGTGTTTGGCGGCAATAACGAACCGTTTTTTCCGTCCATGCCAAAGCTGACCACACCTTTTGTCTTGCCTTCCGCAACGTCTCCGGAATACTTGGCAAAATTGGTGGACATTTGCAAAACTCATCAAATCAAGGCTGTTTATCCAGGCTCGGAAATCGAAACCAAAGTGCTGTCTCGAGATCGAAAGGCGTTATTGGCAGAAAGCATCCAGCCCATGGTCAACCGCCCCGAAATCATCACCACTTTCCAAGATTCGTGGAGCACCTTCAAGACCCTAAAACAATTCGATTTTGTTCATGTCCCTGATACCTTTCTGCCTGAAAATATCAACCACGCTCTTCAGTCCAGCAGTTTTCCATTCATCATCAAACCGGTTTTCGGACACGGTTCCCAAAACATTCACATCGTGGAAAACGAACAGGAGCTTTCCTTTGTTCTGGACGTCATGGCGAAAAACAACATTCCGGTTGTTATCCAAAAAGTGGTAGGGCGGCAGGATCAGGAATATACGGTTGGGGTTTTTTCAGATAAGGATGGACGTGTTATCAGTAAAATCGCTATGAAAAGGCGGATGATTGCAGGGGCGACGCTCACAGCCCATATCGATGGGTATGTAGAGATAGAAGATTATTGTGCCAGGGTCGCGGTCGCTCTCGGTTCGCGGGGTCCCCTTAATATTCAATTGCGCAAGGTCGGAAACGAGTTTTTCATTTTCGAAATCAACCCGAGATTTTCGGGGACCACGCCATTTCGTGCCATGGTGGGCATCAACGAACCGGATATGATGTATCGCAATTCGATCCTTGGTGAAGCCCTCCCTCCCGCCAGCTATGAAAAAAACAAAATAATCATGCGCATGTTCCATGAGGTCATGATCGACAAAAAAGATATTTTGCGCTGA
- a CDS encoding oligosaccharide flippase family protein: MLLRHTAAYAVCRGLPGALNFVAIAAYTRLLSPDNYGRYALVIAGVGLFNVIFFQWLRLSLLRFLPSHQGHPKGFLSAILAGFSLLMLTTGVIGILLVFLWPDPTWRGLIGVAVPLLWAQAWFELNLELVRSKLNPARYGLLSGTRASLALCLGVLFLLWGLGVYGPLLGILIGLFVAGVWVPRQEWREVLPRNTDGLIKELLRYGLPLTAAFALSFVVGSSDRFLIAWLIDDKATGVYAAGYDITRHPLITLMMFVNLAAYPLAVRAFEQHGVEAARGQLRQNAVLLFSVALPASVGAVMLAPNIGGLFLGEAFRSRAIPLIPWVAVASLMAGIRAYYFDLAFQLGRHTLVQVFVIGFAALLNVILNVLFIPAFGIVGAAYATVLAYASSMILSAIAGRKYFPLPLPVLEMCKISMACLCMALLLWPVRGVTGLAGFFAQIVMSAVVYASMMVILNVAHAREKLMLFWKERARL; encoded by the coding sequence ATGCTTCTTCGCCATACCGCAGCATATGCCGTTTGCAGAGGACTTCCAGGGGCCCTGAATTTTGTGGCCATTGCCGCTTATACGCGCCTGCTGTCGCCGGACAACTATGGAAGATATGCTCTCGTCATTGCCGGTGTCGGTTTATTTAATGTCATATTTTTTCAATGGCTTCGCCTTTCTTTATTGCGTTTTCTTCCTTCCCACCAAGGCCATCCCAAAGGTTTTCTGTCCGCAATTCTCGCGGGATTCAGTTTGTTGATGCTTACAACCGGAGTGATCGGTATTCTCCTGGTGTTCTTGTGGCCCGATCCCACGTGGCGCGGTCTGATCGGAGTCGCCGTACCTTTGCTTTGGGCCCAGGCATGGTTCGAATTAAATCTGGAACTCGTGCGCAGTAAGCTCAATCCCGCTCGGTACGGCCTGCTATCAGGTACCAGAGCCTCCCTGGCCCTATGTTTGGGCGTTCTTTTTCTGCTTTGGGGATTAGGAGTTTACGGCCCGTTGCTGGGTATCCTGATCGGTTTGTTTGTTGCCGGCGTGTGGGTTCCAAGGCAGGAGTGGCGAGAGGTTTTGCCCCGCAATACCGATGGTCTGATAAAGGAATTGCTACGCTACGGGCTGCCGCTTACCGCTGCGTTTGCATTAAGCTTTGTGGTCGGCAGTTCGGATCGTTTTCTTATTGCCTGGCTCATTGATGACAAGGCCACGGGTGTTTATGCCGCAGGGTACGATATCACTCGTCATCCACTTATTACCTTAATGATGTTTGTGAACCTGGCTGCTTATCCGTTAGCGGTGCGCGCTTTTGAGCAGCACGGTGTCGAGGCTGCTCGCGGGCAACTGAGGCAAAATGCCGTATTGCTGTTTTCGGTAGCTTTGCCGGCTTCCGTAGGTGCGGTGATGCTTGCACCCAACATCGGTGGTCTTTTTTTGGGGGAGGCTTTTCGCAGTCGGGCCATTCCGCTTATTCCCTGGGTAGCCGTGGCTTCCTTGATGGCAGGTATTCGGGCGTATTATTTCGACCTCGCGTTTCAACTGGGGCGCCATACCCTGGTACAGGTGTTTGTCATCGGGTTTGCGGCACTCTTGAATGTCATCTTGAACGTCCTGTTTATCCCTGCTTTTGGCATTGTCGGTGCCGCATACGCTACGGTTTTGGCATATGCCTCTTCCATGATTCTCAGTGCTATCGCGGGTAGAAAATATTTCCCCCTGCCGTTGCCTGTTTTGGAAATGTGCAAAATATCGATGGCCTGTTTGTGTATGGCCCTCTTGTTATGGCCTGTTCGTGGTGTAACCGGACTAGCGGGCTTTTTTGCACAGATCGTAATGAGCGCAGTTGTATATGCCTCCATGATGGTGATTTTAAATGTAGCCCATGCCCGGGAGAAATTGATGCTTTTCTGGAAGGAAAGGGCGCGTCTTTGA
- a CDS encoding glycosyltransferase family 4 protein, with product MAHVVVIGSTAFSLLNFRGALLEGLVRRGHKVGAVAPSASEEIKSRLERMGVSYFDVPLRRRGLTPVGDMIYLWRLFRLFRSIKPDLVLSYTIKPVIFVSLAARLAGIPYISSMITGLGYTFSSHTHLARALGVLAVCLYRISLRHNRVVFFQNHDDLNVFTDLHLLPGYVRSVVIPGSGVDVEHFTPAPYPDRDAFLMIARLVREKGVFEYLEAAKVLNADYPKVRFRLAGFPGKGTSYLSETDFAEVNGAGAVEYLGRLKDVRSAIADCSVYVLPTHGGEGIPRTVLEAMAMGRAVITTDTAGCREAVVDGKSGLLVAPRNVPALVAAMKRLLDGQREKAKMGDAGRKRAVQIYDVRKVNNMIFENLEL from the coding sequence ATGGCGCATGTCGTTGTTATTGGCAGCACGGCTTTTTCCCTGCTCAACTTTCGTGGGGCATTGCTCGAGGGGCTGGTGCGCAGGGGACATAAAGTCGGAGCGGTTGCGCCGTCCGCTTCCGAAGAAATCAAGTCCCGTCTTGAGCGTATGGGGGTTTCCTATTTCGATGTCCCTCTGCGGCGAAGGGGTTTGACCCCTGTTGGCGACATGATCTATCTTTGGCGGCTTTTTCGTTTGTTTCGATCCATTAAGCCGGATCTTGTTTTGAGTTACACGATCAAGCCGGTTATTTTCGTATCTCTGGCCGCCCGGCTTGCAGGTATTCCTTATATTTCCTCCATGATAACAGGTCTTGGTTATACCTTTTCCAGCCATACGCATTTGGCCAGGGCATTGGGTGTCCTTGCTGTTTGCCTGTACAGGATCTCCCTGCGTCATAATCGTGTCGTGTTTTTTCAGAACCACGATGATCTAAACGTTTTCACCGATCTGCATCTTTTGCCCGGGTATGTCCGATCCGTTGTCATACCCGGCTCCGGGGTCGACGTGGAGCATTTCACACCGGCGCCTTACCCCGATCGGGATGCTTTTTTAATGATCGCACGTCTGGTCAGGGAAAAAGGTGTATTCGAATACCTGGAGGCGGCAAAAGTGTTGAATGCCGATTACCCCAAGGTCCGCTTTCGCCTGGCGGGTTTCCCCGGAAAGGGAACCTCGTATCTTTCGGAGACGGACTTTGCCGAAGTTAACGGCGCGGGGGCGGTTGAGTATCTCGGCAGGCTGAAAGATGTCCGATCTGCGATAGCGGATTGTTCGGTTTATGTCCTGCCCACTCATGGCGGCGAAGGTATTCCCCGCACGGTACTGGAGGCCATGGCTATGGGGCGAGCCGTGATCACCACGGATACCGCCGGCTGCAGGGAGGCTGTTGTCGACGGCAAGTCCGGTTTGCTGGTGGCTCCGCGCAATGTGCCGGCGTTGGTGGCGGCGATGAAACGTCTGCTTGACGGCCAACGGGAAAAGGCAAAAATGGGCGATGCCGGCAGAAAGAGGGCGGTTCAGATATACGATGTGCGCAAGGTCAACAACATGATTTTCGAAAATTTGGAGCTTTGA
- a CDS encoding metallophosphoesterase family protein, with the protein MQIGIISDLHANPFALESAIEYFKSKNVEKVLCAGDIVGYSPLVNETIDFVKKHNIESIIGNHDYYVMTGCPEKKSCLVRECIARTKAIISGENLKFLWSLPKQKFVDLEGHRIKIVHGSPFNLLEEYIYPDKQFNPVDYRLDDEDLLILGHTHHQMVKEVSAFSMVNPGSIGQPRDAYGFACFAIYDSSTRDIRLSRLEYDTTRMIRAIEKAGWPAILMKYFCR; encoded by the coding sequence ATGCAGATCGGCATCATATCGGATTTACACGCAAACCCGTTTGCCCTTGAATCAGCGATAGAATATTTTAAATCAAAAAATGTCGAAAAAGTTCTTTGTGCCGGGGATATTGTTGGATACAGCCCTCTTGTCAATGAGACGATTGATTTTGTAAAGAAACACAACATTGAATCTATCATTGGAAATCATGATTATTATGTTATGACAGGATGTCCGGAAAAAAAAAGTTGTTTAGTAAGAGAATGCATCGCCCGGACAAAAGCTATAATCAGTGGTGAAAATCTAAAATTCCTATGGTCTTTGCCTAAACAAAAGTTTGTGGATCTTGAAGGTCATCGCATAAAAATTGTTCATGGTAGTCCTTTTAATCTTCTGGAAGAGTACATTTATCCTGACAAGCAGTTCAATCCGGTTGATTATCGGTTAGATGACGAAGACTTACTGATATTGGGGCACACTCATCATCAGATGGTGAAAGAGGTGTCGGCTTTCAGCATGGTCAATCCGGGCTCCATCGGCCAACCCCGGGATGCTTACGGATTCGCCTGCTTTGCCATCTACGATAGTTCGACAAGGGACATTCGTCTGAGCAGGCTGGAATACGACACCACCCGTATGATTCGCGCTATTGAAAAAGCAGGTTGGCCGGCGATTCTGATGAAATATTTTTGCAGGTGA
- a CDS encoding sugar transferase, with protein MVRNRIQYSIKRICDRILAVFMLVVLSPVFLILSIVIKADNNGPVLFRQKRLGYRGKIFFIYKFRTMVPGAIDLRNPDGSTYNAADDTRVTRIGKILRTSSLDELPQLFNILKGDMSFIGPRPDLPEFYEKYTSRQKHKVDVLPGVTGLAQISGRNEISHAERIEHDLIYIESYSLLLDLKIIFKTVVNVMFAKGLYVRQDKD; from the coding sequence ATGGTTAGAAACCGCATCCAATATTCGATCAAAAGGATCTGCGACAGGATTCTTGCCGTTTTCATGCTCGTTGTTTTAAGTCCTGTTTTTCTCATTCTTTCCATTGTCATTAAGGCTGACAACAATGGCCCGGTTCTGTTTAGGCAAAAACGCCTCGGGTATCGCGGAAAGATTTTTTTCATCTATAAGTTCCGGACGATGGTACCTGGGGCAATCGATCTCAGAAACCCTGACGGCAGTACCTATAATGCCGCGGACGATACGAGGGTAACGAGGATAGGGAAGATTCTTCGAACCTCCAGCCTGGACGAGTTGCCCCAGCTTTTCAATATTTTAAAAGGGGACATGAGCTTCATCGGACCCCGCCCGGATCTGCCTGAATTCTACGAGAAATATACATCGCGTCAAAAACATAAAGTAGATGTCTTGCCCGGGGTAACCGGCCTGGCGCAAATCAGTGGAAGAAATGAAATCTCTCATGCTGAAAGGATTGAACATGACCTGATTTATATAGAGAGTTATTCTTTGCTTTTAGACCTTAAAATCATATTCAAAACGGTTGTTAATGTCATGTTTGCCAAAGGCTTATACGTGAGGCAGGATAAAGATTGA
- a CDS encoding glycosyltransferase, which yields MMNDKSELVAVFLPSLRGGGAERAMLNLAEGFLEEGVNVDLVLAQKEGPYLQRVPQGVSLIDLHAPRIRYAIGSLKSYLAHKRPMGLISSMDHTNVASLVARRLARVPTRIVATLHNTMSIKMKDMPGWRRMLVPRILRGAYRSASAVVAVSQGVADDAAKVTGFPLKRINVIYNPAITPELLTRASEPLDHPWFKSGEPPVLLSVGRLTEQKDYGLLVRAVKRVRESLPVRLIILGEGEERVSLEQLVTDLDLQDSVALPGFVSNPYAYMRHAAMFVLSSRWEGLSMVLIEAMAVGVPVVSTNCPNGPFEVLKGGELGSLVPVGDLSALTEAILGVLEGRVRSPGDLDLGRFQKEQAVRSYLKLLRGD from the coding sequence ATGATGAATGATAAGTCCGAACTCGTCGCGGTGTTCCTGCCTTCATTGCGTGGAGGTGGTGCGGAACGTGCCATGCTCAATCTCGCCGAGGGGTTTCTTGAAGAGGGGGTAAATGTCGATTTGGTGTTGGCGCAGAAAGAAGGCCCTTATCTCCAGCGGGTTCCTCAAGGCGTATCGCTGATCGACCTTCATGCCCCGCGGATACGATACGCCATTGGGAGCCTTAAATCCTACCTGGCCCATAAACGTCCCATGGGGCTGATCTCGTCTATGGATCATACCAATGTGGCCTCCCTGGTTGCTCGCAGGTTGGCTCGAGTCCCGACTCGTATCGTGGCAACTCTGCACAATACCATGTCTATTAAAATGAAAGATATGCCAGGATGGCGCCGCATGCTGGTTCCTCGTATTTTGAGAGGGGCTTACCGCAGCGCTTCAGCGGTGGTTGCCGTATCTCAAGGGGTGGCCGATGATGCCGCAAAGGTGACAGGGTTTCCCCTTAAGCGGATAAACGTGATTTACAACCCGGCTATCACTCCCGAATTGCTTACCAGAGCTTCTGAGCCCCTGGATCATCCCTGGTTTAAAAGCGGAGAACCGCCAGTCCTTCTGTCGGTGGGGCGTTTAACCGAGCAAAAGGATTACGGTTTGCTTGTTCGAGCCGTAAAAAGAGTACGTGAATCCTTGCCTGTACGCTTGATCATCCTTGGGGAAGGAGAGGAACGTGTATCTCTGGAGCAGCTTGTTACGGACCTTGACCTTCAGGACAGCGTTGCACTGCCGGGGTTTGTATCCAATCCTTATGCCTACATGCGGCATGCAGCCATGTTTGTCCTGTCCTCGCGCTGGGAGGGGTTGTCCATGGTCCTTATCGAAGCCATGGCTGTGGGGGTACCGGTGGTGTCCACGAACTGCCCGAACGGGCCTTTTGAAGTCCTTAAAGGCGGGGAACTCGGCTCGTTGGTGCCGGTGGGAGATTTGTCCGCCTTGACGGAGGCTATTCTTGGCGTCCTTGAAGGAAGAGTGCGTTCCCCCGGCGACCTCGATCTCGGTCGCTTTCAAAAGGAGCAGGCGGTCCGGTCCTACCTGAAACTACTCAGGGGGGATTGA